In a single window of the Aquarana catesbeiana isolate 2022-GZ linkage group LG13, ASM4218655v1, whole genome shotgun sequence genome:
- the LOC141116720 gene encoding protein S100-A16-like produces MASSCSELESAIEVLVRNFYTYAEKKGKHDKMNKKEFRKMVSQELQHVLTNTQNKEASNKLIQSLDTDEDGKISFDEYWTLIGEIARKLSLQMAMQCQERP; encoded by the exons ATGGCATCCAGTTGCAGTGAGCTGGAGTCCGCCATCGAAGTCTTGGTGCGAAATTTCTACACGTACGCCGAGAAGAAGGGGAAACACGACAAGATGAACAAAAAGGAATTCCGCAAGATGGTGTCCCAGGAGCTCCAACATGTGCTGACG AATACACAGAACAAAGAAGCCTCCAACAAGCTGATCCAGTCGCTGGACACAGACGAGGATGGGAAGATCAGCTTTGATGAGTATTGGACTTTAATTGGGGAGATCGCCCGGAAGCTGAGCCTCCAGATGGCCATGCAGTGCCAGGAACGACCCTAG